Proteins encoded together in one Synechococcus sp. A15-62 window:
- a CDS encoding ROK family protein: MPDVQVIGVDLGGTAIKLARIRADGTVMAEAQCPTPQPAVPGAVTMALCEAIEQIDPGHAAQAVGVGLPGPMDAAARVARVCINLPGWEDVPLADWLESRINRQVTLANDGNCAVVGEAWLGAARGVEDVVLLTLGTGVGGGVILRGELFTGHNGAAAEPGLIGVQPDGPACNSGNRGSLEQFASITGLRRLCDRDPRELSAEADAGDPAALEVWSRYGERLGCGVASLVYVFTPQLVLLGGGLAGAARHFLPAVRREVESRVQAVSREGLRIEAACLGNGAGRLGAARLALQRLNGMMAPD; this comes from the coding sequence ATGCCTGACGTGCAGGTGATTGGGGTGGACCTCGGGGGAACGGCGATCAAGCTGGCTCGGATTCGTGCTGATGGCACGGTGATGGCCGAAGCACAGTGCCCCACACCCCAGCCCGCGGTGCCTGGTGCGGTGACGATGGCCCTGTGTGAGGCGATCGAACAGATCGATCCCGGGCATGCGGCTCAGGCGGTCGGTGTCGGACTTCCCGGTCCGATGGATGCGGCGGCCCGGGTGGCCCGGGTCTGCATCAACCTGCCCGGCTGGGAGGACGTGCCGCTGGCGGATTGGCTGGAGTCGCGGATCAATCGCCAGGTCACCCTGGCCAATGACGGCAACTGTGCGGTTGTGGGCGAGGCCTGGCTTGGGGCCGCCCGGGGTGTTGAGGATGTGGTGCTGCTCACCCTCGGCACCGGTGTGGGAGGTGGAGTGATCTTGAGGGGGGAGCTGTTTACCGGCCATAACGGCGCTGCAGCGGAACCAGGGCTGATCGGGGTGCAGCCCGATGGTCCTGCCTGCAACAGCGGCAACCGTGGCTCTCTGGAGCAGTTCGCCAGCATCACGGGCCTGCGGCGGTTGTGTGATCGCGACCCCCGCGAGCTCAGTGCGGAGGCCGATGCCGGTGATCCTGCGGCCCTGGAGGTTTGGAGCCGTTACGGCGAGCGCCTGGGCTGTGGCGTCGCTTCTTTGGTGTATGTGTTCACGCCGCAGTTGGTGTTGCTGGGTGGTGGCCTGGCGGGTGCCGCCCGCCACTTTCTGCCAGCGGTGCGCCGCGAGGTGGAGTCGCGGGTTCAGGCCGTCTCGCGGGAGGGCTTACGCATCGAAGCCGCATGCCTGGGCAATGGTGCTGGACGACTGGGGGCAGCGCGGCTCGCTCTACAGCGGCTGAACGGGATGATGGCTCCAGATTGA
- a CDS encoding glutamate-5-semialdehyde dehydrogenase, with protein sequence MSSVPEPSAALLQRAAAVRRAAVDLGQTDDGQRALALQAMADALTERAATILAANREDLERSAAEGLAPALMARLKLDDIKLAAAIDGVRKVASLSDPLGCRQLHRELDQGLVLERVSVPLGVVGVIFEARPDAVMQIASLAIRSGNGALLKGGSEARCTNEAVMDALQAGLAASPVSADALALLTTRQESLALLRLDGLVDLIIPRGSNELVRFIQDNTRIPVLGHADGVCHLYVDAAADIAKAVRVAVDSKSQYPAACNAIETLLVHRSIAQPFLAAALPAFAAAGVKLRGDSESVALGVPEAATEEDWSTEYLDLILAVKLVDDLEAAADHIRSYGSRHTEVILTEDAQAADRFLAAVDSAGVYHNCSSRFADGFRYGFGAEVGISTQTLPPRGPVGLEGLVTYRYRLRGEGHIAADYANGSRVFTHIDRPL encoded by the coding sequence ATGTCCAGCGTTCCAGAGCCTTCCGCCGCGCTGTTGCAGCGTGCCGCGGCTGTCCGCCGTGCTGCTGTTGATCTGGGGCAGACCGATGACGGCCAGCGGGCCTTGGCGCTCCAGGCCATGGCGGATGCGCTGACTGAGCGCGCAGCAACCATCCTTGCGGCCAACCGTGAAGACCTCGAACGCTCTGCTGCCGAGGGGCTGGCACCGGCCTTGATGGCGCGGCTGAAGTTGGACGACATCAAATTGGCTGCGGCCATTGATGGCGTGCGCAAGGTGGCAAGCCTCAGCGATCCGTTGGGTTGCCGTCAGTTGCACCGGGAGCTGGACCAGGGCTTGGTGCTGGAACGGGTTTCCGTGCCGCTCGGGGTGGTGGGTGTGATCTTCGAAGCCAGGCCGGATGCGGTGATGCAGATCGCCTCCCTGGCGATCCGCTCGGGCAATGGCGCTCTGTTGAAAGGGGGCAGTGAAGCCCGCTGCACCAATGAGGCTGTGATGGATGCCCTGCAGGCAGGCCTGGCGGCCAGTCCGGTGTCTGCCGATGCCCTGGCGCTGCTCACCACCCGTCAGGAAAGCCTGGCCCTGTTGCGTCTTGATGGCCTTGTGGATCTGATCATCCCCAGGGGAAGCAACGAGCTGGTGCGCTTCATCCAGGACAACACCCGCATTCCTGTGCTGGGCCATGCCGATGGGGTGTGTCATCTCTATGTGGATGCGGCGGCCGACATCGCGAAAGCCGTTCGCGTGGCGGTGGACAGCAAGAGCCAGTACCCCGCCGCCTGCAACGCCATTGAAACCTTGCTGGTTCACCGCTCCATTGCCCAGCCTTTTCTTGCCGCTGCGCTGCCGGCCTTCGCTGCTGCTGGCGTGAAACTGCGGGGCGATTCCGAGAGCGTGGCCCTTGGCGTGCCGGAAGCGGCCACGGAGGAGGACTGGAGCACGGAGTATCTGGATCTGATCCTGGCGGTGAAGCTGGTTGATGATCTCGAGGCAGCCGCCGATCACATCCGCTCCTACGGGTCGCGTCACACCGAGGTGATCCTGACGGAGGATGCCCAGGCGGCTGATCGTTTTCTTGCGGCGGTGGATAGCGCCGGGGTGTATCACAACTGCTCGAGCCGCTTCGCCGATGGGTTCCGTTATGGATTCGGCGCTGAAGTTGGCATCAGCACCCAAACCCTTCCTCCCCGGGGACCTGTTGGCCTGGAAGGGTTGGTGACCTATCGCTATCGGTTGCGCGGCGAGGGCCACATCGCTGCTGACTACGCCAACGGCAGCCGCGTCTTCACCCACATCGATCGGCCGCTCTGA
- a CDS encoding dihydroneopterin aldolase, with the protein MDCIGVRELRLWAHVGVLEHERRDGQWFSLDFSVQFDLKAAAVADDLSRSLDYSLAIQALQDLSRQIRCLTIEHFSEQMLDRLESLYGAMPMWLRLTKCAAPVPGFNGRVFVERSRHGGRSAL; encoded by the coding sequence ATGGATTGCATCGGTGTGCGGGAGCTTCGGTTGTGGGCCCATGTCGGGGTGTTGGAACACGAACGCCGGGATGGCCAGTGGTTCAGCCTTGATTTCAGTGTCCAGTTCGATCTGAAGGCTGCTGCCGTGGCCGACGATCTGAGCCGGAGCCTGGACTACAGCCTGGCCATTCAGGCCCTGCAGGATCTGTCCCGGCAGATTCGTTGCCTCACGATCGAGCACTTCAGCGAGCAGATGCTGGATCGCTTGGAATCCTTGTATGGGGCCATGCCGATGTGGCTGCGCTTGACCAAATGTGCTGCACCGGTTCCAGGATTTAACGGTCGGGTGTTCGTGGAACGCTCGCGCCATGGCGGCAGATCAGCCCTGTGA
- a CDS encoding triacylglycerol lipase translates to MSIPLVLVHGLWDTPRLFHRLIQGLDQPDRPLLAPHLSHGLGWVPLRQLASRLDLHIQQRFGADTQVDLLGFSMGGVIGRIWLQELGGAQRTRRFFSVGSPQQGTLAAQMIPRPLLAGAADMKVGSRLLRDLNRQPDALAGIECSSFFCRWDLMVCPGWRAVLPLGRCEEIPVWTHQQLISHPDAIRRLCSSLRP, encoded by the coding sequence GTGAGCATCCCGTTGGTGTTGGTGCATGGTCTCTGGGACACGCCCCGCCTGTTTCACCGATTGATTCAGGGTTTGGACCAGCCGGATCGCCCGTTGCTGGCGCCGCATCTGTCCCATGGTCTGGGTTGGGTTCCCCTGCGGCAGTTGGCCTCGCGCCTCGACCTGCACATTCAGCAACGCTTCGGGGCAGACACCCAAGTCGATCTTCTGGGGTTTTCGATGGGGGGCGTGATCGGCAGGATCTGGCTGCAGGAGCTGGGGGGAGCACAGCGCACCCGACGCTTTTTCAGCGTGGGTAGCCCGCAGCAGGGCACCCTTGCCGCTCAGATGATTCCTCGCCCGCTGCTGGCCGGTGCGGCAGACATGAAAGTGGGTAGTCGCCTGCTGCGGGATCTGAATCGCCAACCCGATGCCCTGGCTGGGATCGAGTGCTCAAGTTTCTTTTGCCGCTGGGATCTGATGGTCTGCCCCGGCTGGAGAGCTGTTCTGCCGCTGGGTCGGTGTGAGGAAATCCCCGTCTGGACCCACCAGCAGCTGATCAGCCACCCCGATGCGATCCGACGGCTCTGCAGCAGCTTGCGCCCCTGA
- a CDS encoding M3 family metallopeptidase: MSTVSPLLRGQELPEFRAISPELVSTDIPVLLAQLDQDFTALEQALESALAGPSKLSWNRVMQPLQAIGERLRWSWGVVSHLNGVCNSAELRDAHAAQQPDVVRLSNRLGQSQILHRALMALQSDPAEPLNPTQKRILKSELLSMQQRGVGLSGEDKAAFNSTSERLAALSTQFGNHVLDATQQWTLKLSQPNEVEGLPQRALEALAAAAREAGNAEASAESGPWLLGLDMPRYLPFLTHANNRSLREKAYRAHVGRASEGELDNRALIEEILTLRREQASRLGYAHWADLSLSAKMADDVPAVEALLEELRAAAYPAAQQELLDLQTIAREHKAPEADDLAPWDIAYWSEKLRQSRFDLDQEALRPWFPLPQVLEGLFSLCSRLFDVEIVAADGEAPTWNDDVRFFRVKRTDGTPIAGFYLDPYSRPASKRGGAWMDECLGLSKKPDGSVVLPVAYLVCNQTPPVGDTPSLMSFEEVETLFHEFGHGLQHMLTTVEEPEAAGISNVEWDAVELPSQFMENWCLDHATLMGMARHWQTGEPLPEAEFNKLRSSRSFNAGLATLRQVHFALSDLRLHSQWTPDLGITPDELRREIAATTTVMAPIPEDQFLCAFGHIFAGGYSAGYYSYKWAEVLSADAFSAFEEVGLDQEEQIRETGARFRDTVLSLGGSRSPAEVFEAFRGRPASTEALIRHSGLVAAA; the protein is encoded by the coding sequence ATGTCGACTGTTTCCCCCCTCCTGCGCGGTCAAGAGCTTCCCGAGTTCCGTGCCATCTCCCCTGAGCTCGTCAGCACAGACATCCCGGTTCTGCTCGCACAGCTGGATCAGGACTTCACTGCCCTAGAGCAGGCTCTTGAGTCAGCCCTTGCCGGACCCTCGAAGCTGTCCTGGAATCGGGTGATGCAACCGCTGCAGGCCATCGGCGAACGGCTGCGTTGGAGCTGGGGTGTGGTGTCGCACCTCAATGGCGTCTGCAATTCCGCGGAGCTGCGCGATGCCCACGCCGCCCAGCAGCCCGATGTTGTGCGCCTCAGCAACCGGCTCGGCCAAAGCCAGATTCTTCATCGGGCCCTGATGGCCCTTCAAAGCGATCCCGCCGAACCGCTCAATCCAACCCAGAAGCGGATCCTGAAATCAGAACTGCTCTCGATGCAGCAGCGCGGTGTTGGCCTCAGTGGTGAGGACAAAGCAGCTTTCAACAGCACCAGTGAACGCTTGGCCGCCCTCTCCACCCAGTTCGGCAACCACGTGCTCGATGCCACTCAGCAGTGGACCTTGAAGCTCAGCCAGCCCAACGAGGTGGAAGGCCTGCCGCAACGGGCCTTAGAGGCGCTGGCCGCAGCAGCGCGCGAAGCGGGGAATGCTGAAGCGTCTGCAGAGTCCGGCCCCTGGCTGCTGGGACTGGACATGCCCCGCTATCTGCCCTTCCTCACCCACGCCAACAACCGATCCCTTAGGGAAAAGGCCTATCGGGCCCATGTAGGGCGGGCCAGTGAAGGGGAACTCGACAACCGGGCACTGATCGAGGAGATCCTGACCCTGAGGCGTGAACAAGCGTCCCGCCTGGGCTATGCCCACTGGGCTGATCTGAGCCTCAGCGCCAAGATGGCCGACGATGTTCCGGCGGTGGAAGCACTGCTGGAAGAACTTCGCGCTGCGGCCTATCCAGCAGCTCAGCAGGAACTACTGGATCTCCAAACCATCGCCCGGGAGCACAAGGCCCCTGAAGCCGATGATCTGGCTCCCTGGGACATCGCCTACTGGTCGGAGAAGCTGCGCCAATCCAGGTTCGACCTGGATCAGGAAGCGCTGCGCCCCTGGTTCCCACTGCCGCAGGTTCTCGAAGGTCTGTTCAGCCTGTGTTCAAGGCTGTTCGACGTCGAGATCGTCGCCGCCGACGGCGAAGCACCGACCTGGAACGATGACGTGCGCTTCTTCCGTGTGAAGCGCACGGATGGCACACCGATCGCAGGCTTCTACCTCGACCCTTACAGCCGGCCTGCCAGCAAACGCGGTGGAGCCTGGATGGATGAATGCCTGGGCCTCAGCAAGAAACCCGATGGATCAGTGGTGCTGCCGGTGGCCTATCTGGTCTGCAACCAGACCCCACCTGTGGGCGACACGCCAAGCCTGATGAGCTTCGAAGAGGTGGAGACCCTCTTCCATGAATTCGGCCATGGTCTCCAGCACATGCTCACCACCGTTGAGGAACCGGAAGCAGCCGGCATCAGCAACGTGGAATGGGATGCCGTGGAACTCCCCAGCCAGTTCATGGAGAACTGGTGCCTTGATCACGCCACGTTGATGGGCATGGCGCGCCACTGGCAGACCGGTGAACCCCTGCCCGAGGCGGAATTCAACAAGCTGCGCAGCAGCCGCTCCTTCAATGCAGGTCTGGCCACCCTGCGGCAGGTTCACTTCGCCCTGAGTGACCTCCGCCTCCACAGCCAGTGGACCCCCGACCTTGGCATCACCCCAGACGAACTGCGCCGTGAGATTGCCGCCACCACCACGGTGATGGCTCCCATCCCAGAAGATCAGTTCCTCTGCGCCTTCGGGCACATCTTCGCGGGGGGCTATTCCGCTGGGTACTACTCCTACAAATGGGCTGAAGTTCTAAGTGCCGATGCCTTCTCTGCTTTTGAGGAGGTTGGTCTGGATCAGGAGGAGCAGATTCGCGAAACGGGAGCCCGCTTCCGCGACACCGTGCTCAGCCTCGGGGGCAGTCGCTCCCCAGCAGAAGTGTTTGAAGCCTTCCGAGGGCGTCCAGCCAGCACCGAAGCATTGATTCGCCATTCCGGCCTGGTGGCCGCGGCCTGA
- a CDS encoding NAD(P)H-quinone oxidoreductase subunit 4, whose amino-acid sequence MDAGLAELAVSGSSFPWLSLIVLLPAAAALVLPLVPSSEEKPSPAPKIITLGVLLVDLLLMMGVFATRFDPSTEGLQLVERVNWLPALGLEWSLGVDGLSAPLVVLSGLVTLLSVAASWSVQRKSRLYFALMLVQASAQGLVFLSQDFLLFFLAWELELVPVYLLIAIWGGQNRQYAATKFILYTALASLLILISGLALALSGDTFTFNLTELAARSPGGSFGLLCYVGFLIGFGVKLPMFPLHTWLPDAHGEANAPVSMLLAGVLLKMGGYALLRFNVQMLPEAHATLAPALVILGIVNIVYGALNAFAQDNVKRRIACSSVSHMGFVLVGIGAVDALGISGAMLQMVSHGLIAAAMFFVTGVFYERTKTLSIPNMGGLAKALPITFAFFLASSLASLALPGMSGFISEITVFLGITSQEAFTSVFRSITVLLAAIGLVLTPIYLLSMCRRVFFGPRIPALASVADMRPRELVIGLSLLVPTLVIGIWPRIAMDLYEASTNALALQFIAS is encoded by the coding sequence ATGGATGCTGGGTTAGCAGAGCTTGCTGTCTCGGGCAGTTCCTTTCCTTGGTTGTCGCTGATTGTGCTGTTGCCGGCGGCTGCAGCTCTGGTGCTGCCACTGGTTCCGAGCAGCGAAGAGAAGCCATCCCCAGCGCCCAAGATCATCACCCTGGGCGTCCTGCTGGTCGATCTTCTGTTGATGATGGGGGTGTTTGCCACCCGCTTCGACCCCAGCACTGAAGGGCTGCAATTGGTGGAGCGGGTGAACTGGCTCCCAGCCCTAGGCCTCGAATGGTCCCTCGGTGTTGATGGTCTTTCAGCACCCTTGGTGGTGCTCAGCGGCCTGGTCACCCTTCTGTCTGTGGCGGCCAGCTGGTCGGTTCAGCGCAAATCAAGGCTTTACTTCGCCCTGATGCTGGTGCAGGCCTCGGCCCAGGGCCTGGTTTTTCTGTCGCAGGATTTCCTGCTGTTCTTCCTGGCCTGGGAACTGGAACTGGTTCCTGTTTACCTGTTGATCGCCATCTGGGGCGGACAAAACCGCCAGTACGCCGCGACCAAGTTCATCCTTTACACCGCTCTGGCCTCTCTACTGATCCTGATCAGTGGCCTGGCGCTGGCTCTCTCCGGAGACACCTTCACCTTCAACCTCACGGAACTGGCGGCTCGTTCGCCGGGCGGCAGCTTCGGCCTGTTGTGTTACGTGGGCTTCCTGATCGGCTTCGGCGTGAAACTGCCGATGTTCCCGCTCCACACCTGGCTGCCTGATGCCCACGGCGAGGCGAACGCGCCGGTGTCGATGCTGCTGGCCGGAGTGCTCCTGAAGATGGGCGGCTACGCATTGCTGCGCTTCAACGTGCAGATGCTTCCCGAAGCCCACGCCACCCTGGCGCCGGCCTTGGTGATTCTTGGAATCGTGAACATCGTTTATGGCGCCCTTAATGCCTTCGCCCAAGACAACGTCAAACGCAGGATCGCTTGCAGTTCCGTGAGCCACATGGGCTTTGTGCTGGTTGGAATCGGTGCCGTTGATGCGTTGGGAATCAGCGGAGCCATGCTTCAGATGGTGAGCCATGGCCTGATCGCCGCAGCAATGTTCTTCGTGACGGGCGTGTTCTACGAGCGAACCAAGACCCTCTCGATCCCGAATATGGGCGGACTGGCCAAGGCTCTGCCGATCACCTTTGCCTTCTTCCTGGCCAGCTCTCTGGCCTCCCTTGCCCTTCCGGGCATGAGTGGCTTCATCAGTGAAATCACCGTGTTCCTCGGCATCACCAGCCAGGAAGCCTTCACCTCAGTGTTCCGCTCGATCACCGTGCTGCTTGCCGCCATCGGTCTGGTGCTCACACCGATCTATCTGCTCTCCATGTGCCGCAGGGTGTTCTTCGGCCCAAGGATTCCTGCTCTCGCCAGCGTGGCTGACATGCGCCCCAGAGAGCTGGTGATTGGCCTGAGCCTGCTAGTGCCGACCCTGGTGATCGGCATCTGGCCCCGCATTGCCATGGATCTCTACGAAGCTTCCACCAACGCTCTGGCCCTGCAGTTCATCGCCAGCTGA
- the thrB gene encoding homoserine kinase, with protein sequence MAQPRIGQKVVVDVPATTANLGPGFDCLGAALDLNNRFAMRRIEGGGERFELIIEGSEGSHLRGGPENLVYRAAQRVWKAAGLEPVALEARVRLAVPPARGLGSSATAIVAGLMGANALVGEPLSKEKLLELAIDIEGHPDNVVPSLLGGLCMTAKAASQRWRVVRCEWMPSVKAVVAIPSIRLSTSEARRAMPKAIPVGDAVVNLGALTLLLQGLRTGNGDLISDGMHDRLHEPYRWRLIKGGDQVKQAAMEAGAWGCAISGAGPSVLALCEEDKGPAVSRAMVKAWEAAGVASRAPVLNLQTSGSHWQPAEDE encoded by the coding sequence ATGGCGCAGCCGCGCATCGGTCAGAAAGTGGTCGTGGACGTCCCGGCAACCACCGCCAATCTCGGCCCCGGATTTGACTGCCTCGGTGCAGCCCTCGACCTGAACAACCGATTCGCGATGCGTCGGATCGAAGGGGGTGGTGAACGGTTTGAGCTGATTATTGAAGGATCGGAGGGAAGTCACCTCCGCGGTGGGCCTGAAAACCTCGTGTACCGAGCAGCCCAACGGGTGTGGAAGGCGGCCGGGCTTGAGCCGGTCGCCCTTGAGGCACGGGTGCGTCTTGCCGTACCGCCTGCACGGGGGCTGGGCAGCAGTGCCACGGCCATCGTGGCGGGGTTGATGGGAGCCAATGCCCTCGTTGGCGAGCCCCTCTCCAAGGAGAAGCTACTCGAGCTGGCCATCGACATCGAAGGGCATCCCGACAACGTTGTGCCCTCCCTGCTGGGGGGCCTCTGCATGACCGCCAAAGCCGCCTCTCAGCGCTGGCGTGTTGTGCGATGCGAATGGATGCCGAGCGTGAAGGCCGTGGTGGCGATCCCATCGATTCGCCTGAGCACCAGCGAAGCCCGCCGGGCCATGCCGAAGGCCATTCCCGTTGGCGATGCCGTGGTCAATCTGGGCGCCCTGACGCTGCTGCTGCAGGGCCTGCGCACCGGCAATGGTGATCTGATCTCCGACGGCATGCATGATCGTTTGCATGAGCCTTACCGCTGGCGGCTGATCAAAGGCGGTGACCAGGTCAAACAGGCGGCCATGGAGGCGGGCGCCTGGGGCTGCGCCATCAGCGGAGCCGGACCGAGCGTCCTGGCTCTGTGCGAGGAAGACAAAGGCCCTGCCGTGAGTCGCGCCATGGTCAAGGCCTGGGAAGCGGCAGGGGTTGCCAGCCGCGCGCCGGTGCTGAATTTGCAGACCTCAGGCAGCCACTGGCAACCGGCCGAGGATGAGTAG
- the glk gene encoding glucokinase → MATTTLLAGDMGGTKTLLALYGSEAGQLRLLHQERFRSGEWASLEPMLEAFLNNRPADLQAPTHACIAVAGPVRRSEARITNLPWRLREADLAKAAGTEQLELVNDFGVLIYGLPHFDGNQQVILQRGHQDKGPVAILGAGTGLGMARGLQSERGLVALASEGGHREFAPRNESEWELACWLKQDLGISRLSIERIVSGTGLGHVAHWLLQKPDAAMHPLRSVAEAWRRNSSNDLPAQVSVAAEGGDPLMQRALQLWLEAYGAAAGDLALQELCTGGLWVGGGTASKQLKGLQSASFLNAMRDKGRFRELIEGMQVTAVIDPDAGLFSAACRARMLAESGGTLA, encoded by the coding sequence ATGGCCACCACCACACTCCTGGCGGGGGACATGGGAGGCACCAAGACTCTGCTTGCTCTCTACGGGAGTGAGGCGGGTCAGCTGCGCCTGCTGCATCAAGAACGCTTCCGCTCAGGGGAATGGGCATCGCTTGAGCCGATGCTCGAGGCCTTCCTCAACAACCGTCCCGCTGATCTCCAAGCCCCAACGCATGCCTGCATCGCCGTTGCCGGTCCGGTGCGTCGGAGCGAGGCCCGGATCACCAACCTTCCCTGGCGACTGCGGGAGGCCGACCTGGCGAAGGCTGCGGGCACAGAACAGCTCGAACTGGTGAATGATTTCGGCGTGCTGATTTACGGACTGCCCCACTTCGACGGCAATCAGCAGGTGATCCTTCAGAGGGGCCACCAGGACAAGGGCCCCGTGGCAATTCTTGGTGCCGGCACCGGTCTCGGCATGGCACGAGGACTGCAGAGTGAACGGGGCCTGGTGGCCCTGGCGAGCGAAGGAGGGCACCGCGAATTTGCCCCGCGCAATGAATCGGAATGGGAGCTGGCCTGCTGGCTCAAACAAGACCTCGGCATCAGCCGGCTGTCGATCGAACGCATCGTGAGTGGCACCGGCCTGGGGCATGTGGCCCACTGGCTGCTTCAGAAACCCGACGCCGCCATGCACCCCCTGCGCAGCGTGGCGGAGGCTTGGCGGCGCAACAGCTCCAACGATCTTCCCGCTCAGGTGAGCGTCGCTGCTGAAGGGGGTGATCCCTTGATGCAACGCGCTCTACAGCTCTGGCTGGAGGCCTATGGGGCAGCGGCAGGCGATCTTGCCCTCCAGGAACTCTGCACAGGAGGTCTCTGGGTTGGTGGGGGCACCGCATCAAAACAACTGAAGGGACTGCAATCCGCCAGCTTTCTCAATGCGATGCGCGATAAGGGTCGCTTCCGCGAGCTGATCGAAGGGATGCAGGTCACGGCGGTGATCGATCCCGATGCCGGACTGTTCAGTGCAGCCTGTCGCGCCCGGATGCTGGCGGAGTCAGGTGGGACACTGGCCTGA
- a CDS encoding DUF1824 family protein yields MTDSPVQNLADLARLRGAPELLPQIKSELRAELDQTMAKASWFTIGVMAPSSEQALTALRSLEQSQQWEPLELVDSPEEAGPVFLKANQKGGTIRIRIEHGLGEGILISGHGDDDTTPSTTWGPLPLDFFS; encoded by the coding sequence ATGACGGATTCCCCCGTGCAGAACCTTGCCGATCTCGCGCGTCTGCGCGGAGCACCGGAGCTGCTGCCCCAGATCAAAAGTGAGCTGCGAGCAGAACTCGATCAGACCATGGCCAAGGCCAGCTGGTTCACCATCGGCGTTATGGCTCCGTCCAGCGAGCAGGCCCTCACAGCGCTGCGCAGCCTGGAGCAAAGCCAACAGTGGGAGCCGCTGGAGCTCGTCGACAGCCCTGAGGAAGCGGGTCCTGTTTTCCTGAAAGCCAATCAGAAGGGGGGCACGATCCGCATTCGGATCGAGCACGGCCTCGGCGAAGGAATTCTGATCAGTGGCCACGGCGATGACGACACCACGCCAAGCACCACCTGGGGACCACTTCCACTGGACTTCTTTTCTTGA